A stretch of the Lolium perenne isolate Kyuss_39 chromosome 3, Kyuss_2.0, whole genome shotgun sequence genome encodes the following:
- the LOC127340730 gene encoding DNA N(6)-methyladenine demethylase ALKBH1A, translating into MYGETEPAASERTAFRQAEKKYKLYKPPSTKGRGRKKPIGGGVGDLSEVVDFHALLSGGVELPAGICRCDCPGFDLPVFRFLDRPGFYFIPGALSTEQQCFWIRESLKTFPQPPNRTNLTALYGPIFDLLTAAENQKVLLEVQNSDGRESNEQSNSGEKTRSIDFKFVEHSKIEKGETRRSTTATTLVRKLRWSTLGLQFDWSKRNYDVSLPHNSIPDALATLAKKMAIPAMPSGVEFSPEAAIVNYYGPSDMLGGHVDDMEADWTKPIVSISLGCKCIFLLGGKTRDEVPRAMFLRSGDIVLMAGEARERFHGVPRIFTESDQQEISGLVSQLSGDDDRFILDYIHSSRININIRQVY; encoded by the exons ATGTACGGCGAAACCGAGCCCGCCGCCTCGGAGCGCACGGCATTCCGGCAAGCCGAGAAGAAGTACAAGCTCTACAAGCCGCCCAGCACCAAGGGCAGGGGCAG GAAGAAGCCAATCGGCGGCGGCGTTGGGGATCTCTCCGAGGTGGTGGACTTCCACGCGCTGCTTTCTGGCGGCGTTGAACTGCCCGCCGGGATCTGTAGGTGCGACTGCCCAGGATTCGACCTGCCCGTGTTCCGCTTCTTGGATCGGCCCG GATTCTATTTCATTCCTGGTGCTCTTTCTACCGAGCAACAATGCTTTTGGATTAGGGAGAGCTTAAAAACATTTCCGCAGCCTCCTAATAGAACTAACTTGACTGCTCTCTATGGTCCAATTTTTGATTTACTCACTGCTGCTGAAAACCAAAAGGTCTTGCTTGAAGTGCAAAATTCTGATGGCAGAGAAAGTAATGAACAGAGTAACAGTGGAGAAAAAACACGTTCCATCGACTTCAAATTTGTTGAACACTCAAAGATCGAAAAGGGGGAAACACGTAGGTCAACCACAGCAACAACTCTTGTTCGCAAGCTCCGATGGAGCACCCTTGGCTTGCAGTTTGATTGGTCAAAA CGGAACTATGATGTATCACTTCCACATAACAGCATTCCAGATGCCCTTGCTACTTTAGCGAAAAAGATGGCCATCCCAGCCATGCCTTCTGGCGTGGAATTCAGTCCAGAAGCCGCCATAGTAAACTATTATGGTCCAA GTGACATGCTTGGTGGCCATGTTGATGACATGGAAGCAGATTGGACAAAACCTATTGTGAGCATAAG TTTGGGTTGCAAGTGCATTTTCCTTCTTGGAGGGAAGACGAGAGATGAAGTTCCAAGAGCAATGTTCCTGCGAAGTGGTGATATTGTATTGATGGCTGGGGAAGCACGTGAACGCTTCCATG GAGTACCGCGGATCTTCACTGAGAGTGACCAGCAAGAAATCTCTGGACTGGTATCACAACTTTCTGGCGATGATGACCGCTTTATCTTGGACTACATCCATAGTTCAAGGATAAATATCAACATCAGACAAGTCTACTGA
- the LOC127339054 gene encoding F-box protein At5g18160, translating to MAATAFDDLPEMIITQEIFMRLPSRDVLQCSAVSRSWRVATTNKEFLLKHYSRQPSLPLVFHKVSPSIYEVEALDIREAPAKRWHVLDPDMYTAILASCDGLVLLSLQTPRFSVVNPVTHQRFMLPGLKGAGRCNVKAMYPHPRRSGEYQILFWRGERELRGGYQILTVGSSKNQKPRCIGWYPVASACTRTVYLLAGRHSYMWRPPILLNGCLHWSYGLDRLLIFDTLKESFRSMRPPIAARGSCRYLLEMEGRLVMRCIDDVEGIMQTWVLQDYERVTWSLRCQIEFPVAYYGTIM from the exons ATGGCTGCCACCGCCTTCGACGATCTGCCTGAGATGATCATCACCCAAGAgatattcatgaggctaccgtccAGGGACGTCCTCCAATGTAGCGCCGTCAGCAGGTCATGGCGTGTTGCCACCACCAACAAGGAGTTCCTGCTCAAGCACTACAGCCGCCAGCCATCGCTGCCCCTCGTTTTTCACAAAGTCAGTCCCTCGATCTACGAGGTTGAAGCTCTTGATATCCGCGAAGCCCCTGCCAAACGCTGGCATGTTCTTGACCCTGATATGTACACAGCGATCCTAGCCTCCTGCGACGGTCTTGTCCTGCTCTCCCTCCAGACCCCCCGTTTCAGCGTCGTCAACCCAGTCACACACCAACGGTTCATGCTCCCTGGTCTGAAAGGCGCCGGTAGGTGCAATGTTAAAGCAATGTATCCACACCCACGCCGGTCCGGCGAGTACCAAATTCTGTTCTGGAGGGGGGAACGCGAGCTTCGCGGTGGCTACCAAATCCTCACAGTTGGGTCCTCCAAGAACCAGAAGCCGAGGTGCATAGGGTGGTACCCAGTGGCCTCTGCTTGTACTAGGACGGTGTACTTGCTGGCTGGAAGGCATTCATACATGTGGCGTCCTCCTATTCTGCTCAATGGCTGCCTCCACTGGAGCTACGGTTTAGATCGACTGCTCATTTTTGACACATTGAAAGAATCGTTTAGGTCCATGAGGCCTCCCATTGCTGCTAGAGGGAGTTGTCGATATTTGCTTGAGATGGAAGGTAGGCTTGTCATGAGGTGCATAGATGATGTTGAGGGGATCATGCAAACATGGGTGCTGCAAGACTATGAGCGTGTGACCTGGTCACTGAGGTGTCAGATTGAGTTCCCAGTGGCATACTATGGGACTA TCATGTGA
- the LOC127340729 gene encoding arabinogalactan O-methyltransferase 2, protein MMSPRIQIPISIGGSRTMMSPKQLLTTILVVFSTLSFIKFLLITHPSAGASSSAHLHRAEWESGNGTAAKSDGLAAKEFALLRSIVAARAPCRLLVFGLSPQLLALAAVNSGPGAATAFVTDSAEDADAARRVLAGRAGGSSSAVHRATYPDAAGEAWALLRRARAAGPACARPTGTVRKSGCRLALTSLPREVLDARWDVVVVDGPSGAGPEEPGRMGAIYTAAALARAAAAAGGGRVVDVAVHDMDRTVERWYAREYLCEDNLVAAKGRLWHFRVGAGGQRDAFCSTAPVKIL, encoded by the coding sequence ATGATGTCGCCAAGAATTCAGATTCCGATAAGCATCGGCGGGAGCAGGACGATGATGTCGCCGAAGCAGCTGCTGACCACCATCCTCGTCGTCTTCTCGACGCTCTCCTTCATCAAGTTCCTCCTCATCACCCACCCCTCCGCCGGCGCCTCCTCGTCCGCTCATCTCCACCGCGCGGAGTGGGAGTCCGGCAACGGCACCGCCGCCAAGAGCGACGGCCTCGCCGCCAAAGAGTTCGCCTTGCTCCGCTCCATCGTCGCCGCGCGCGCGCCGTGCAGGCTGCTGGTGTTCGGCCTCTCGCCGCAGCTCCTCGCTCTCGCCGCGGTCAACTCCGGGCCGGGCGCCGCCACCGCCTTCGTCACCGACAGCGCCGAGGACGCGGACGCCGCGCGACGCGTGCTCGCGGGCCGTGCCGGCGGCTCTTCGTCCGCCGTCCACCGGGCGACATACCCCGACGCGGCCGGGGAGGCGTGGGCGCTGCTGCGGCGCGCGCGGGCGGCGGGCCCGGCGTGCGCGCGGCCGACGGGGACGGTGCGCAAGTCCGGGTGCCGGCTCGCGCTGACCTCGCTGCCGCGGGAGGTGCTCGACGCCAGGTGGGACGTGGTCGTCGTCGACGGGCCGAGCGGGGCCGGACCGGAGGAGCCCGGCCGGATGGGCGCCATCTACACGGCGGCCGCACTCGCCCGCGCGGCAGCGGCGGCTGGTGGCGGCAGGGTGGTGGACGTGGCGGTGCACGACATGGATCGGACCGTGGAGCGCTGGTACGCCAGGGAGTACCTCTGCGAGGATAACCTCGTCGCCGCCAAAGGCCGCCTCTGGCACTTCCGTGTCGGCGCCGGCGGGCAACGGGACGCCTTCTGCTCCACCGCTCCCGTCAAGATCTTGTAG
- the LOC127339055 gene encoding F-box protein At5g18160-like, translated as MDHPRPDTSRETVFDDLPESIMAGEIFMRLPAKDVLRCGAVSRSWRGTTTNKEFLLEHHSRQPSLPLIVFPHETSSLIRTVDAFDIRRAPAERRPVLGFNDCIHGQTFSICASCDGLLLLSLMNYVRFSIVNPATRQWLALPRLAGASGNIAGMYPSPSRSDEYRILFWRGKHEVRNAGYYVLTVGSSQKPKYLGLPAASACVKEAVMKAGTNPCWWSPPVLLKGCLHWNRSIDWNRSPWNRGSCDRVFVFDILEESFRFMTSPDNVRGFRVLFQMEGMLGMRCLDTNEGVMQIWVLHDYEREAWSLKCQIDLPTTKYWYRTIMSDKSDMLVCYLESFLHQLHYDDNGKLLEKFQWETQSPDITEHWFKESLVRHTFFPKRRGSRVRQARFFRML; from the coding sequence ATGGATCATCCAAGGCCAGACACAAGCCGCGAAACTGTGTTCGACGACCTCCCTGAGTCAATCATGGCCGGGGAGATATTCATGAGGTTGCCGGCGAAGGACGTCCTCCGCTGTGGTGCCGTCAGCAGGTCATGGCGTGGCACCACCACCAACAAGGAGTTCCTGCTCGAGCACCACAGCCGCCAGCCGTCGCTCCCCCTCATCGTCTTCCCTCACGAAACCAGCTCCCTGATCCGCACGGTTGATGCCTTCGACATCCGTCGAGCCCCCGCCGAgcgtcgtcctgtcctcgggttcAACGACTGCATCCATGGTCAAACATTCAGTATATGTGCCTCGTGCGACGGCCTTCTCCTGCTCTCCCTAATGAACTACGTCCGATTCAGCATCGTCAACCCAGCCACACGCCAGTGGCTGGCGCTCCCTCGCCTCGCCGGGGCTAGTGGCAACATCGCGGGGATGTACCCAAGCCCAAGCCGTTCCGATGAGTACCGCATCCTGTTTTGGAGGGGTAAGCATGAGGTTCGCAATGCTGGCTACTACGTCCTCACAGTGGGCTCCTCCCAGAAGCCGAAATACTTGGGGCTGCCAGCTGCGTCCGCTTGCGTAAAGGAGGCGGTGATGAAGGCTGGAACGAATCCAtgctggtggagtccacctgttcTGCTTAAGGGTTGCCTTCACTGGAACCGCTCAATAGATTGGAACCGCAGCCCTTGGAACCGCGGCTCATGCGATAGAGTATTTGTTTTTGACATACTGGAAGAGTCATTTAGGTTTATGACCTCTCCGGACAACGTTAGAGGCTTTCGGGTTTTGTTTCAGATGGAAGGCATGCTTGGCATGAGGTGCTTAGATACGAACGAGGGGGTTATGCAAATATGGGTACTGCATGACTACGAGCGAGAGGCCTGGTCACTTAAGTGTCAGATTGATTTGCCAACCACAAAGTATTGGTATCGTACGATTATGTCTGATAAAAGCGATATGCTGGTCTGctatttggagtcgttcttacacCAACTTCACTACGATGATAACGGGAAGTTACTGGAGAAATTTCAGTGGGAAACACAGTCTCCAGACATTACTGAACACTGGTTCAAAGAGAGCCTTGTCAGGCATACTTTTTTCCCAAAGCGGAGAGGTAGCCGTGTGAGACAAGCACGATTTTTCAGAATGCTTTAG